In Bacillota bacterium, the sequence ATTCAAGTTAAGGATATTTATAGCCAAATGTCAGATAGTGAAAAAACCTTGTTGATTCTTAAATACCATCACGATTTATCCTATAAGGAGATAGCTGCTTTTTTGAACACTACAGAAGAAACGGTAAAGACATCTTTGTCTAGAGCGAGGAAAAGTTTTAAAAAGTTGTGGGAGGGCGACAAAAGTGCCGGATAAAAATAATATAAATCCAAATGAGCAGGAAGAAAAAATTGATGAACTATTTAACGAGGCTAAAGATGGAAAAATAGCCAAGGAATTAAAAAGATATAAGATTATCAATATTTTAAGAACAATTGCTATTTCCGCTGTTGTGGCAATCGTAACGTTGTTAATTGCCTATTTTGTGATTGATAGTATAAACTTCCAATATTGTCAGTCCAAGCAGTGGAAGAAGGCTGATGAAATTCAAACCTATTATGAAGTAGCCTATCCTAACCGCTATATTGGCGTGATTCACAGATATAATAACCTATTTTCGGCAGAGTTAGAATGTGAAACCTATAAAAATATAGGTGGAAGGATTGTATTTGCAGGACTGGAAAAAAGATTAATGGGCTTGTTTGCGATTAGAGCTGGTAGTGAATGGGGAGGCATGGTTGCTCAACAACCCACAGATGAAGATCAGAATAAAGATTTCAAATATAGATCAAGTAGTGTTTATGGGTTAAGGCATTTAACATTTTTTTACCCTTATGTTAATTATGACAATAGTTTCAATGATCTAGAAATGTTGCATGAAATAGGTAATGATAAAATTGTAGAAATGGCTATATCCTTTGATCGAGAATACAGCTATAAAGAGATATCTAAGCTATTGCCGGAACAGCTTGTAACTTTTTATTGGGTAGATGATAAAACTAAAAATGATATGAAACAAATTCAGAAATGGAAGGATATCTCCAAGGAAAATGATGTTAATGGGATTAAATTAATTAATGAATGGGGACAACGGATTGATGAGCCGGTAAAAAGCTTTATAATTGCTATGGAAAGGCTCAAAAATGGAGATTTTGGACACAATGCCTACAAGGATTTATATCGAAGAATAGCGGGCCATGACGGAGAATTAAAGGAAGATGATTTAAGAATAATGGGGGCTGTCCTTGTTGGAAGTCCAAAAGAGCTAACTTCATTAGAAGGAATGTCTTTCATTAAACATGCTGCTCTAGGTACAGTTGTAGATAAATATTAGTGTGAACCTCCCCCAGGACAAGCCTGGGGGCTTCTCATTTCATCAATTTTTAATTTTTCAAATAGGAGAATTTAGGAGAAATTCTGGTAAGAAGCTCCCACTGTCGTATCATGTAATGTCTCTCCCACCATCACCCGACCATCATGTCTAAGCCGGTTTCACTAAAAACTCGTTGGCGATTACCACCTTGACCATGTGATCGTCGATCAGGCGCTTCTGCCTGATAGCAGCATCAAACAAGCATGCCAGACAGATGTTGTTCACCTTGCGGGCGATTCCCCCGGAGAATTCGAAGATCACATCCAGGGCGTCATCGGTAAAAATAGACGAAGCCGCCCCTGCCATTTTGAGATGGTGAGACACATAGCCTCCCGTCTCATCCCGGTCCATAGGGGGAAGGTGATAGCGCAAGTTTAACCGCTGAGCGATCGCCTCATAGATCTGCAGCTGGAAGACCCGCCTCAATTCCGGCTGCCCAACCAGAATCAGGCTCATCGGGTTGTAGGAGTCAAAGCGAAAATTGAGCAAGAACCTGATCTCCTCCAGCATTTCCCTGGCCAGCAGGTGGGCCTCGTCAACGATCACCACCGGAATCTAGCGGCCTGTCTCGGATAAGTCCAGAATAACCTGGTGTAGCTGCCGCTTGGCATCACCCCGGAGGAAACGGGGCGTGCAGTCAAGCTGCTGTAAGGCCTCCCAGTAAAAGTTGCGTGGGGTCAGGGCAGAGTCGCTGATGTAGATCACCCGGTAGCGGTTAGGATTGAGCAGGGTCACCAGCTGGCGCAGGGCGGTGGTCTTACCTGACCCCACATCGCCTGTGGCCAGAGCGAATAAACGCTTCTCCGCCGCGTACTTGAGCCGGGATACCAACTCCTCAAAACCAGGGGCCCTGAAGCAGTCCTCTACCGGAAAATCTCTCTGGAAGGGCGTGCGCTCGAAACCGAAGAAGGGCTCAAACATTCTTATCACCGCCATCCAGGCTGCGGAAGGAGATCGCTCCGAACCTCCGCTGTAGCCGGTTCTTGCTCTTCTCTTCCAGAACCTTTAAAAGGCGGGAGCCGTCTGGTGTGGGACTGCCCGCCGGTATCTCCTCGCCGGCGCTGTCGCTAAACTCCTTGATGACCAGGGGCGCTGCCGTGCCCTTCATCCGATTATGAGCTATACAGGGTTAAATAATGTGGGAGGAAACAGTTTTTTTTGTGTGAAAATTGTTAATTAAAATATTAAAAATTATCCATGGAGCCAGGATTATTTGGATTTATCTGGGAAATCTGTACGCCTGTTTTTGGACTCGTGTAGTTGTTTTCTATTCATATATTATGGCATCTTGTGGACTTTTTGGTTAATAACTTAACGTTGTACACTAATTGCTTGTGGTAAAATATAGAATAGAAAGTTGTTTGTTGGGGGTGTAAAAGTGAGAAAAATAACTCTACTTATCATATCAGGATTATTATTAGTTGTGCTTGCAGGATGTAACGAAGCTAACCTTACACCGTCTTCGAGGGAAAAACGCCTGGAAGATAATCCAGATATAGTATATCGTGTTGACGCAGATGGGAACCTAAGAGGCCCTCTCCCTATCTCTCTGGAGTCGCTAATCATCAACGAGCTTGAGGAAAGATTAGGTATTTCTCCTGATAAAGTTGAGGATAAATCTCCAGAGGATTTTGAAAAACTCGGCCATGAGTTAAAGAGTACCTTAACCTCGTTTTCCCAAATCACAATCGTATCAGCTCATAAATTGTTGAATCGTTACTTCTGGCCGGAAGATGAAAGCGAGAAAATCTCCCTCAACCAGTTAAAGGAGGAGATTGCGGAACTAGAAAAAGAGTGGGAAAACGCTGTAGCGGAGATGGAAGAATTTAAGGACATACCTGCTGTCGAAGCGTATACCGGGGTTAAGATAAATGTTATTTCCACATCCAGTGCTAAAAAAGCAGAAACCTCTCTCCTGGAAAAACTCAAATATTATCAAATATATGAGTGATGTTTGAGGAAGTGATGCTGTGAAGCTAATGAAACGTGCGCCGTCCTCTGTCGGGTTTCCACAGAAGACCAAGCAGAACGAACCTCACTTGATACCCAAGCGGAAATCTGTATGGAGGAAGCAAGAAGGCGAGGTTATCGCGTTACAGAGGATGACATTTTTAAAGAAGACGTTACAGCGGAGCACTGGAATTGATGCGAGACCAGTGCTCCATCAACTTTGGGAGAAATATCGTATCTTCTGCGAATCCTAAATGCTGTTAATTTTTTTAGGTATTCTGTTGTCAATAAGAAGGAATAATCGGAATTAATGTCGTATACTTGTTGCATGTAAAATTTATCATACGTGGATAAGGATGGAAGCCATGCACCAGTTCGCCAGCAGGATCAGTGTGGGTTTAATAAAATTTTGCAACCTCCCGGAGGCGAAAATCCCGGTTCTCACCTATGGCCTCGAGGTGGTTCTTTCGACCCTTTTGAGCCTGGCGGTGCTGCTTTTGGGGGGGCTGTTGGCCGGGACCCCGATCCTAGTTCTCACCGCGGCATTTACCGGGGCGGCTTTACGTGCCGTCGCGGGTGGTGTTCACGCCTCGGGTCCCTATTTCTGTGCCTTTTTCGGGGGGGTTGTTTTTACCCTCATCGGCCTGGCGGCGCGGGAGGCCGGGATTGCTGTGAGCCTCCGGCTTTTATTGCTTATTGTGGCCTTAACCGGCTTTGCCGGTTTTTCAATGGTATCCCTTTACGCCCCGGCCGGCTGCGCAAGGCGGCCCTTCACCGGGAAAGAGGAGTTTTTAAAAAAGCGGCGCGCCAGATACGTGGTTTTAAGCTGGACGCTCCTGGCGGGTGCGGTTCCG encodes:
- a CDS encoding anti sigma factor C-terminal domain-containing protein; this translates as MPDKNNINPNEQEEKIDELFNEAKDGKIAKELKRYKIINILRTIAISAVVAIVTLLIAYFVIDSINFQYCQSKQWKKADEIQTYYEVAYPNRYIGVIHRYNNLFSAELECETYKNIGGRIVFAGLEKRLMGLFAIRAGSEWGGMVAQQPTDEDQNKDFKYRSSSVYGLRHLTFFYPYVNYDNSFNDLEMLHEIGNDKIVEMAISFDREYSYKEISKLLPEQLVTFYWVDDKTKNDMKQIQKWKDISKENDVNGIKLINEWGQRIDEPVKSFIIAMERLKNGDFGHNAYKDLYRRIAGHDGELKEDDLRIMGAVLVGSPKELTSLEGMSFIKHAALGTVVDKY
- a CDS encoding accessory gene regulator B family protein codes for the protein MEAMHQFASRISVGLIKFCNLPEAKIPVLTYGLEVVLSTLLSLAVLLLGGLLAGTPILVLTAAFTGAALRAVAGGVHASGPYFCAFFGGVVFTLIGLAAREAGIAVSLRLLLLIVALTGFAGFSMVSLYAPAGCARRPFTGKEEFLKKRRARYVVLSWTLLAGAVPALTLLWPDFLLQESIFLRQVLFASTLGLWWQLFTLTPVAYRLLPRLEKGAGRLLIRKEG